GGCGAATATCCCAGCAACATTCGGTTTATAGATGCcattgccctgttcagcaacatcggggacgaattacaacaaacgattgaggaccttaacacagaAAATACAAGAGTGGGATAGAAGATTAGTAtgcggaagacaaagataatgatgaatagccgggcaaaggatgaagagttcaggatcgccagtcagcctctagagtttgtgaaggagtacgtttacctaggtcaattaatcacagggaaccctcatcatgagaaggaaattcatagaagaataaaaataggttggagtgtatacggcaggcattgccaaatcCTGACTCGGAGCTGACcactatcactgaaaagaaaCGTGTACAATCACtgtattctaccggtgctaacatatggggcagaaaattggaggttgacaaagaagctcgagaacaagttaaggaccgcgcaaatagTGATGGGACGGAAAATGTTAACCGAAACGTTGACAGGAAGAGAGagatgtggatcagagagaaaatgaatgcgtaggatggataagCGGTGGAtcattacagttacagaatgggtgccttgagaagggaagcgcactcgAGGATGGCAGGAAACTACGTGAAGTAATGAAATGagtaaatttgcaggcgcaagttggaattagttggcgcagtacaggggtgattggagatcgtagggagaggccttcgtcctgcagtgcacaaaAAGATAGgctgtgatgatgatgactgttaTTGCGCCATAACGTTTCACATAAAGTACCCTTGAGGAAAAAGTTGCGTTCCAGCGCTGTTGTAGGCATTCGAATGCCACCGAGTGCCACATTCTTGCAGAGCAGGACATGTTGAAGACGCGTCTTAGCGTTCAATCTGTCACTATCTCTGCTTAGGGTGCGTGTACTATGCTATGGAACAGCAATTTTTATTCTAGCATAAGCATGTGCGCTTCGCTGTAGACAAGCTCAACTATACCGGCAGGACGCTACAGTGACAGGGTTTGCACTCACTGTGCATAGGTTCAATTGCTTGTTTTCTTCCGTTCATTTGTTGTGCAGTCTGCGAACAACTATTAATGCAAGATGCATTACGGGAACAATACTCAATGGCGATTTCACGGTATACATGCAAGATACATGCGTTACCATTACGTCGCACCGGATCCATCATTGAAACCACGTttaccacattgcaaagtgttgttcaggagctcagcCGACACACgttctgcctcttcgagtagcgaagtgcaactgacggtggtacggaacatacatacatacatacatacatacatacatacacacacacacacacacacacacatacatacatacatacatacatacatacatacatacatacatacatacatacatacatacatacatacatacatacatacatacatacatacatacatacatacatacatacatacatacatacatacatacatacatacatacatacaacacGCGCTTCTGCTCTACAATCCTGTCTCTACCACGTGATCGGCTTCCCACACTTACGCACACCAAATCGCAGTGAATGTTTGTGCTGCAGCGCATACCTGCGGCGAGGGCAGCTGCGAACTGGCGACGTCCCCGACGGCGACCCAGGTGGAGCACGAGCGCGACTCGAGGCGGGCCGGGAGCTCGGCGAGCGCCAGCTCGGAGACGCTGGCGCGCAGGggctcggcggcggcggcggcctgcACGATGTCCGCCGTGCTGaagctcttgagcagcggcgcCGCGGCCTCCTCCTCGAGGAGCACCTCGCCCGAAAGGGGACGCCGCCGCCGCAGGTCGCCAGGCACCTGTAGCAGGCAGCGCCTCGCGCGCGCTCGCTCTGAGCCCAGGCTGGACAGCGACAGCAGCGACAGGTCGGTGCCGAACGACTCGCGGCTCGGCGATCGCGCCATCGCCTCCGGCACGGGCTGCTCGCCCCACATGCCCTGACGAAACGAAACACGTTATAGTTTGCCGCAGAGTGGACGCATTGTAGAAAAAACAACGTTTCGGTGATTTCAATGGATCGCACAGGCAGAAAACAGTATAACATTCCGCTTAATGTGCAGAAAGCATCCAACGTCAGTCGTGAACATCATGAGTCATCAACGAAGATGTAAACACAATTGTGGCGCCGCTAACCACCTGCGAAGAACACTGCTTTACAGACAGTCGACATTTATTGGGTTTCTTGGTAGCTACATTCAAGGCCAGTTTTCGGCACGCTTCCAATCCttatttataaatatatataacaaTGTATATAACAAGTGtactgaaagaaagagagagcgggGACGTTCATTGTGAATTCCTCACAAGGGTTTCCGCACAGCCAGGTACCTTGAAGTATTTCAGGATTCAAGAATTTCCGCCGGCAGGATCAAGTTGCGATTCGTATTTCGACACGTATCAAGTTGAACATGCGTTGCGGCCAACACGGAACCTGGTCTAAGCACCTCCGTGTTCCGTGTATTTTAATGAATGCTTAATTCCTTCGACAAGTTCCATGTGAGGTTATATGGGCACCACGAGCAATAGATGTCTTAGCGATATGACGCACTTTTCTCGATGTTGGAACGTCGCTAGAAGAATCGTAGCTTAACAAAGAGTCCCACCAATGACGCCGCCATTCCCTAGCGTGTCACTACCCAGGACGCGTATGGCCCGAGCGACCGGAAGGCAGCCATGAGCGGCTCTTACCTGCTCCGTCCCGCGGCGGCAGCGCTTCTCCGTCGCCGCATTGATCGGCGGCTGCGCGCCACttggccagagggcgctgcaGCCAGCCGATCGTTGTGTGCTTTCGTTTATATTTTTTCCAAAAATGCACTTAAGCATTGCGCTGCGTCAACTTGCAGCACTCGCGTTGTCTTAAGGGCTCTTGAGAATTGAGATTCATTCCCGGCTGCGTTCCGATAGGAACGGAGTGGTCCACATTTCCTTACCAAAGCCCAGCTGCTCGCTGAAGCGCACTTGGCGATGTGGCTTTCATGAACCCGTGTCGGTGTGTATATCCCAAGTTGCTAACGAGCGAACTTATAGGCGATGGACTTCGCCGCATCACCAAGGCGCATACAGACAGAGCCTAAAAGAAAGAGGGCAATTCTTTATGCAGGCTTACAGAAAGACGGAACaacccccattcatgtgcattcgcCCTACTTCCAATGTTGCATATCTGTAGTCAGCTAAGTGGGAAGCTAAGTGGGTTCTTGCAAAGCTGTCCACACAGAGCAGGAGTAATACTCAAGTCAGTGCAAATAAGGAATATTCTAAGAAGCAAAATAAGTAGACAGCGCTAAACTTACAGTTAAACATTCCTAATGAGAAAACGAGCATACATATACACACATTCATGGTCACGTGGGTAACCGAGAATACCACAATCCTTAACCGAAAGCAATAGCTGCACACCAGGAAAATGACAATCAAAAACCGACAGCAAGATGGCAAAAAAAGCGATACTTGTTAATCTAAAAACTGCGGAAGTCACTGTCATCCTTACACCAAAATTAATAGAGTGGGCAAAATTACCGGTGGCCTACAAGGGCATATCCTCCAAGTTGTTTTATGCGGACAGTGTTCTGTTACATCATGCGAATCTTCATTTTTGTGTTGACTGACTGattaaactttattgaaaccagcaagaggcGGTGGCTGGGCCTAGGTCTCTCACGTGTGGACGTCGatgtgttgcctcttcgccgcctcgcaagCATGCTGGGTCGCCCACAGTTGGTCGTCAATGTTGgagctacgcagggcagcgtgccttctcgacgagagggtcgtggggttagtgtcggggtattttTGTGTACAATCCCAAAGCATGTGCGTAATTGTGGCTAGCCGTGTCTCGCAGATAtagcacgtgggattggggtaaatgcatagagaaagaaattcaacaagaggggacactcttcaaaaactggcaacacgAAACACgccacgcctagtttcaacttcATCcgttagtttatttatttatttatttgagtaccctaagggcccgttagggcattacataggggggggacgaaaaagttcaagcatgattgaaatctgtacaatgtaaatatatgaaggcattaggaaccatgaaaaacatctagcagaagcaaacaaaaaaaagaaagaaagaaaagggtaacgaaatttatacaatgtttagtagcgtgaaacgcgcataagaacataaaatgtgatgcaaacaatcagtacccatcagaacaAGAGGTTAAGGATAAACACTTaggtaaacagcctacacagacaCATATCTGATGACACGGAATGAATTTTACACAATGCCAAGCACTTGAAAATACTGTTTATATAAATATTCAAGAAAACGTGGGATCTGACAGGTTGACACactctaaaaaggttagcagtgctgcatgaaatgatgatgattccgtaagcgagacaatgtttgcatgtagcgagttccattcggcaatagataaaactagaggcgaattttggtaagcgttagtcctggcaaatataggttttactttatgaacatggtctgtgcgggtagagatgtggggagcgggaagaatatgggctcgagcgaatgcaatgttgctgtggtaaaggctatggaAGAAGGTCAACCGTGATAATTTCCTGCGCATATCAAGTGAAGGGATATTAAGTGATTTCTTTAAGGCGGTCACACTTTGATAGCGAGAGTATGAAGTTAAGATGAACcgcgcagctttattttgaactgattcaagtaGGTTCGTGAGATTAGAGTGATGGGGGTGCCAAATTATTGACACATATTCTAAAGAAGGCCTGATAAGAGAACTGTATGCGCGAAGTCTGGTATCTGTGTTAGCAAGGTGTAAGTGACGTTtcaggtaaccaagttttttgcatgcttttGAGGTGATGTGTTCAATGTGAGCATTCCAGCTTAAATTGGAGGTAAACAGGACACCCAAGTACTTGATTGAAGATACTGTGTGAACAGTAATACCGCGTATTGTATATTGCTCAGAGGTAGGTCGAGTTATCGAAGCAAATTTTAGGTGTTTAGTTTTAGCTATGTTAATTTCCATCTGCCATGTGTCACACCAGTCAGTTAGTTTTGTTAAATCAGACTGCAACACATAAATGTCGGCAGGGCAGCTTATTTCATTATACAAGACGCAGACATCTGCGAAGAGACGTATTTGTGAGGTAATATTAGTTGCgatgtcatttatgtatattaaaaatagcagtggcccaaggacggatccttgaggaactcccgaaGTGACGTGAGTGCGGTTAGAAAAGCAGTTGTTGAGACTGATTACTTGAAATCGATTCGTTAGGAACTCCTCAATCCATCGCGTCGTGTTATGGTCAAGCTGTAGGTTTCTAACTTTCAGTTTTAGTCGATTATGAGGTACTcggtcgaaagctttagaaaagtcaataaaaaTGGCGTCTGTACTAATCAATCTGTGCAAAGAAGTGTGAATATCTGTTACGAGTTCATAAAGTTGCGTCTGACATGAGCGATTttggcgaaagccatgttggttatTGAGGAGCAGGTTATTATCGTTAAGATAGGCTATAATGTGAGAGTATAGGATGTGTTCCAGTAGTTTGCAGCAGATAGATGTCAGtgatataggtctgtaattattaGAGTCTGCTGTatcaccagatttaaataccGGTATCACTAACGCCGATTTCCAATCTTCCGGTAGGCACCCTGTATCGAGTGATTGCTGAAATATTAAAGATAATAAAACTGAAGAGTAGTGCGAGGTTAATTTTAGAAGTTTAGCACTTATACCGTCAGGACCTGGGCTGGTTTTATGAGGAAGCCTGTCAATGGCACGAGAAACACCATGCTCCGTTATTATGATGGATGAAAAGGGGAATCGAATAGATGGTTGTTGAAGTATGTGAGTGTTATCAAGTGGCAGTTCGTTAGTAAAAACTGAAGAGAAGCATTTGTTAAATAGCTCAGTGCTATGTTTTGTGTTGAGCACTGCTCCATTTTCGGAAAGTAGTAAGGGAGTAGTGTGATCTGATTTTGGGTTTACTACTTGCCAAAACTTTTTGGGATCAGTTTTTATCATATTGGGAAGGGTGCAATTAAAAAACTTGTGTTTAGCTTCGACAATTGTTGTTTCTGTAT
This Dermacentor albipictus isolate Rhodes 1998 colony chromosome 1, USDA_Dalb.pri_finalv2, whole genome shotgun sequence DNA region includes the following protein-coding sequences:
- the LOC135907110 gene encoding uncharacterized protein — translated: MWGEQPVPEAMARSPSRESFGTDLSLLSLSSLGSERARARRCLLQVPGDLRRRRPLSGEVLLEEEAAAPLLKSFSTADIVQAAAAAEPLRASVSELALAELPARLESRSCSTWVAVGDVASSQLPSPQASEAAALAPADLVRSVSTKVRQMYIRRRLLSTHRALERLTKSELDVSTLPRVHVTADAKLTVRDVQRDRGKPLTKYERNMMIFDWLQNLDRS